In Streptomyces sp. P9-A4, the genomic window GGCCTCCGCGAGCTCCTTCTCGGACTCGGCGTACGGGTCCTCCTCGCCCTGCTTCTTGGGCTTGTCGAGGACGTGGTCGCGCTCGACCTCCATCTCGTTGGCGAAACCGAGGAGGCTGGGAACCGTCGGAAGGAACACGGAGGCGGTCTCGCCGCGCCTGCGTGAACGCACGAAGCGCCCGACGGCCTGCGCGAAGAACAGCGGGGTCGAGATCGTCGTCGCGTACACACCGACGGAGAGACGGGGTACGTCGACGCCCTCGGACACCATGCGGACGGCGACCATCCAACGGTCGTTGTTCTCGCTGAACTCGTCGATGCGGTTCGAGGCGCCGGTGTCGTCGGAGAGGACGACGGTGGCCTTGGTGCCGGTGATCTCGCGGATCAGCTTGGCGTAGGAGCGGGCCGAGTCCTGGTCGGAGGCGATGACCAGGCCGCCCGCGTCGGGGATCGATTTTCGGACCTCGGTGAGCCGCTGGTCGGCGGCGCGCAGCACGTTCGGCATCCAGTCGCCCTTGGCGTCCAGCGCGGTGCGCCAGGCCTGCGAGACGGCGTCCTTCGTCATCGGCTCGCCCAGCCGGGCGGCGATCTCGTCGCCGGCCTTGGTGCGCCAGCGCATGTTGCCGCTGTAGGAGAGGAAGATGACGGGCCGGACGACGCCGTCGCCGAGGGCGTTGCCGTAGCCGTACGTGTAGTCCGCCGACGACCGCCGGATGCCGTCGTTCCCCTCCTCGTACGTGACGAAGGGGATCGGGTTGGTGTCGGAGCGGAAGGGGGTGCCGGTGAGGGCGAGCCGCCGGGTGGCGGGCTCGAAGGCCTCCAGGCAGGCCTCGCCCCAGGACTTGGAGTCTCCGGCGTGGTGGATCTCGTCGAGGATGACGAGGGTCTTGCGCTGTTCGCAGCGGTTGCGGTGGAGCATGGGCCGGACTCCGACGCCGGCGTAGGTGATGGCGACCCCGTCGTACTCCTTGCTGAGCGGCCCGGCACTGTAGTCCGGGTCCAGCTTGATCCCTATGCGCGCGGCGGCGGCGGCCCACTGCTTCTTGAGGTGCTCGGTGGGCGCGACGACGGTGATCTGCTGCACCACGTGGTGGTGCAGCAGCCAGGACGCCAGGGTCAGCGCGAAGGTCGTCTTGCCGGCGCCGGGGGTGGCGACGGCGAGGAAGTCACGGGGCTGCTCCTGGAGGTACCGCTCCATCGCGCCCTGCTGCCAGGCACGCAGCTTGCCGGCGGTACCCCAGGGGGCCCGTCCGGGGAAGGCGGGAGAGAGGTGATGGGAGGAGGTGGTGGTAGTAGTCACGATCTCCGGGTTCGACGCTCGTCCAGATATGACAACCGGGCCACCTTACCGGTGGCCCGGCCGGAACCTCGTACGAACGGGGCGGGGTGTGGCCCGGTTGCGATTCAGCTCACGTCGGGGCCGGAGTGGTACTGAATTCGTCAGGCCCGAGCCTCGCTCCCGTGCAGCCGCGTAGCGACCCACGCTCCCGCCGCCGCCACCCCCGCCATCGGCAGGAAGACCGCCACGAAGGCCCCCGGGTGGGAGCCCGTGCCCGTCGCGGTCGTGACCGCGTGGCCGACCGCCCCGCCGCCCAGCGCCGCGAACGCCGCGCCGCCCGCCGCGAGCAGCAGCACGTTGGAGAGGCCGTCCGAGATCTGGAGGGCGGCCGAGTTCGCGCCGACCTCCTCCGGCGCGGACAGCTTCATCAGCAGCACGCTCGTGGAGGCGATCACCGCGCCCATGCCGAGGCAGCCGAGCGCCCAGGCCACCGCGAGCACCCACACCGGCACCGCCGTGATCAGCACGCTCGGTGCGGCGGCGATGGCGAGCGCGACCAGGACCATGCCGAGAACGACGATCCGTTCCCGGTACGGCTCCGTCCACGGCCGGGCCTGGATCCAGGAGCCCAGCGCCCAGGTGAGGCCGCCCATGGCGAGGGAGAGCCCGGCCAGGGTGGGGCTCAGGCCACGCTGGGTGACCAGCATCAGCGGCACGAAGGACTCGGCCGCGATGAACGCGCCGGCGGCGATGCCCCGCAGCAGCACGACGGACGGCAGGCCGCGGGCGGCCCGGCAGGTGCCCTGCGGGAGCAGCCCCCGGACGGCGGGCACGAGGAGGGCGACGCCGACGGCGGCCGGGACCAGCGCGAGCCAGCGCAGCTCCTGGCCCGCGTACTGGAGGAGGGCCGCGCCCGCCGAGATGCCGAACGCGAGCCGGATGCGGCGCCGGTCCCAGGGGGCGACGGGCACGGTCGGGTCGGCGGGTCCTGAGGCGGTGCGGCGGATCGCGGGGAGCGCGAGGGCCAGCGGGAAGACGACGAGGACGGGGATGCCGAGGAAGACCCAGCGCCAGCCGAGGTGCTCGGTGACGGTTCCGGAGGCGAGGGGGCCGACGACGGAGGGGACGACCCAGCTCGCGGCGAAGGCGGCCATGATCGCGGGCCTGAGGTGTTCGGCGTAGGCCCGGCCGACGATCACGTACAGGGCGACGATGACGAGCCCGCCACCGAGGCCCTGCACGGCCCGGCCGAGGATGAACAGCCACATGGTGCCCGCGGTCCCGGAGAGCAGCAGTCCGGCGGCGAAGGCGCTGATGCCGACGGTGAGGGGCGCGAGCGGCCCGCTCCGGTCGGACCACTGCCCGGCCAGGACCATGGCGAAGAGGCTGGTGGTGAAGTACGCGGAGAAGGCGAAGGCGTAGACGGACACGCCGTTCAGCTCGCGGGCGGCGACGGGCATGGCGGTGCCGACGGCGGTCGCCTCGAAGGCGATGAGCAGGACGACGGAGACGATGCCGATACTGAGCGCCCGGTGGGCGGAGTCGAGGACGGAGTCCTTGGCCCCGTCGCCGTCGGGCAGGGCGGCCCTGGGGCCGGGGCGGGGGGCGACGTCGGTGGTGACGGCCATGTCGGGGTCGGCCGCTGCGTCGCGGGGTTCGAGGGCGCTCATTCCCCCAGGGTAAGAGGTCAATGCCCCGGTGACCCCTGTCAGGAGTCCCGGTCGGCCTCAGCCCTTGGCCGTACGACTGTGAACGGGGTGTGGCAGCGCCATTGCAGTCGCATGGCACGCCCCCGGGAACCCTTGAGCCCCTCCCGGCCGCCGTTCTACGGTTCTGCTCATGCACCGCACGACCGTGTGCCCGAGTGGTTGAGGGGCTCGCCTGCAAAGCGAGTTACGTGGGTTCAATTCCCGCCACGGTCTCTGAATGGAGATCCTTGAGGGGCGCCCTTGATGGGCGCCCCTGATGGGCACCCCTGACGGGGGCCCTTAATGATCTTCCTTACGGAACCTTCACATCCGGCCTTCGGGTGTGCCACAGTCCGCGCATGAGCGATCAAGGCAGACGCAAGCTGGGCGTCCTCGTGGGCGTCTCCCTCGCCGGGGCCCTGCTGCCCGGCATCACGCTGGGCGCGGAGACCGTCGACGCGGCCTTCTCCGTCCTCTTCGCCACCGTGGTCCTGGCGGTCCTCACCCAGCTGATCCTCATCGGCCCGTCCGGCCGCGTCCCGCTCCCCGCGCTGCTCGCCTTCGGCCTGGCGGGCTTCGTCCAGGACGCCCTGATCTGGTGGCTGATCTCCTGGTTGGGCCCGAAGATGTCCGACCTCCGCGTCGAGGGCCTGGGCACGATCCTCCTCGCGGCGCTGATCACCCGCGCGACGGTGGTGCTGCTGTCGCAGCTGTCTCCGGCGGCGGAGACGGCGGAGGACTGACGGGGGGGGAGGGCCTACGGCTCGCCGCGCCACTTCTTCGTGTCGAAGACGGGCTTCTCGCCGAGCCCGGCGTCGTTCTCACAGCCCAGCCCCTTCACGACGGCGAGCATGGTGGAGTGCAGGACGGTGAGGTAGGCCTCGCGGGTGGCGGGCGTGTTGGCCGGGTAGGCGCCCTTCAGCGACTTGTCGAACCCGAGCGTCGCGCCGATGGGGGTCGGCTCCTCGTCGGACCCCTTCAGGCGCGGACTGACACATGTGACGAACAGGGACGCCGACTTGTTGTCCGCGCTCGCCTCCCGGCCCATCGCGTAGAGGCTCCGGCCGAAGGCCCACCACCTGGTGCCGTCGTCGTACAGGGCACCCCGGTCGTGCAGCGTGAAGTTGATGCGGACCTCGTTCTTCGGCGAGGCGGCGGCGTCGACCTCGCACATCGCGGGATGGCCCGGCGGCCTGTGCTCCCTCGCCTGATCCTCGATCAGCACGTTCACCGTCCGCCCGAGACCACCGCTTCCGGCCCCCGCGAACCTCTTCGTACCAAGCACCGACTCGAGCGCGGCGGCCGCCGCGGGCGAGAGAGTACCGTCGCACTGCTGGGCGGCAGTGACCCGAGGCGGCTCCTCCTCGTCCTGGCTCCCGCACGCGGTGAGGAGCAGCCCGAGGGCAAGCGCGGTCGATACGGATGCGGACGCTCTTCTCATCGGGGTGCCTCGGGATTCCTCATGAAGTCGGGGGCGGAGGTTCAGCCGGTCTCGGGGGCGTTGCCCTCCTGCTTCGCCTGGTCGTTGCCCCGCCCGTAGCCGTTGCTCACGGACTCGATCATGTCCTGGCGGAAGTCGCTGCTCACCTGGCTGCGGTGCTCGGACAGGAACCGCTCCATCGGGGACTCGGCGCTGTACCGGCCGGCCGTGTACATGGCCTTGTTGCTCTCGTGGATCTCGTCCTCGGCCTTGTCCTTGTGGTCCTCGATCGACTTGTCCGACCAGTCACCGATGACCTGCCCGGCGAGCTGCTCCATGACCCCCGAACCGGTGTCGACGGCGAGCGGCACGAGTACGGCGGCCGCGCCGACCGCGGCGGTGGCCGGCAGGAAGGCGACACCGGCCGCGATGCCCACCGTGGCACCGAGCCCCACCCAGCCGGCCTTGGCGGCCTGCGCCTTCTCGTACTCCTCGTGCTTCTTCATGCCCTCGGCCTCGACCTGGCCGCCGCGGGACTCGTCGAGTACGCCCTGAAGCATGGCACCCGTGAACACGATGCCCCGCGCGCGTCCCTCGTCGATCCTGCCGTCCGGACCGACCTGCGCCTCCAGCACGCTCGTGGAGTAGAGGCGTTCGGCCGTGGAGACCGTGGCGTAGGCGTCCGGGTGCTGACCGAGGCTGCTCAGGAACCTGATCGTCGCGTCCCGCCCGAATTCGGGGTGGGCCGCCCTGTCCTTCCCCGGCATGAAGGAACTGTCCGGAGTGTTCTTGTCCAGACCCCAGTTGAGGTCGTCGATGTAGCCGGCACCCATGTTGCCCAGGCTGTCCGCCAACGGGGACTGCCACTTCTTGAGCAGTTCGGCGTCGCCACCGTACTTCTCCACGACCTGCGTCATGATCTTCGCCGTGTCCCCGTCGCGCTTCAGCTCCGGCGTCGAGTCGTCCCAGGCATGGCCCAGCGTCGCCGATTCCAGGGCGTGGCCGAGCGCGTCGGGCATGTAGTCGGCGGACTTCTTGGCGGCGTCCGGATCGTGCCCGTCGATGTCGGGGAAGAGGTCGTACTTCTCGTTGGCGAAGAAGTCGAGGTAGTTCTCGATCGGCTTGCCGTCCTTGCCCTTCCCGAGGTTCAGCTCGCCGCCGACGCTGCCGTCCTCCTTGTACGACGTCAGCGACTCCTTCGAGAAGAAGTCCTTCGCCGCCTCCGGGCTGTGCCCCAGCGCCTCCAGCATCGAGATCATCGGGTCGAAGCCCGCGCCGTTGACGCCCGACGGGTTGTACTGGTTCTGCAGCCCGCCGCCGATCAACGGCTTGCTGTTGGCGAAGAGGTACGGGTCCTTCGCGTGGAGCTGGGTGACGTGCTCGGCGATCGGGACGAGGAACTTCTTGTCGTAGTCGCCGTAGCGCATGATGCCGCCGAGCAGCTGGTAGCCGAAGGCCGGGTTGTTGTCGTACTTGACCAGCGGGATGCGTTCCGTGCCGAGCTTGCGCATGTCGGCGGACCACTTCTCGGTCCACGCGTCGCCGCCCCGCGTCGCCGTCGCCAGGTTGAGGCCCAGGTTCTTCTGCAGGTCCTGGACGTCGGCGAGGCGCTCCTTGTCGGCCTTCGTGGGGTCGTACGTGTCTGTGGACAGCTGCCCGAAGAACTCCAGCGCGCCCTTCGGGCCCATGCCGTCGTAGAAGGTCCTGGAGAACTCCTTGGAGCCGCTGTTGTCCCCCAGCAGCTCGTTGAGGCGCGTCAGCTCCTCGTGGGAGATGTCCCGGCCCTTCTTGGCGAGGTCGACGGCGCGCTGCGCCTCCTCGGCGTCGAGGCTCGTGTACTTCGGGGCGCTGAAGTCGTGCGTGTCGCCGGTGATGTCGGCCTTGAGCGCGTTCGAGCAGGACACGTCGGCGTCGTCGCAGGTCTCGACGATGGCGTCGATCCGCCGCTGCATGGCCTCGATGTCGGCGCGCTCCTTGCGGACCATCTCCTGGAAGTCGGGGTCGTGCCGCATCCCCTGGTCCTTCGTCCGCGCCAGCGGATCGACGGCCTCGACCCTGCCGGCCTTCACCGAGAAGCCCTTCGCGGGGGCCTCCGTGTCGACGATCCGTTTCAGGTCGTCCTTCGCCTTCCTGAAGGCGTTGTACCCGTCCTCCAGGACCTTGTGGATACCGTCGGCGGCCTTGGCAGCGTCGGCGAACTCCTTGGCCGTCCTGTCCACGAAGGGTTTGGTGACCTCGGCGTTCACCCCGCGCCAGTAGTCGTCCCTGGCCTTCGCGGCCATCGTCGACCGCGCGTCCTCGGCGAGGGTGTCGAGCTTGCCCTTCATCGCGGCCCAGTCGTCGGCCGAGGCCTTCATCCTGTCCAGCGGGGCGTGGTACACGTTGTCGAAGGTCAGCACAGCAGGTCCCCCGCCTACTTGAGGTACTCGTTGATCCTGGAGGCCGAGAGGGCCGCCGCGATGTCCGCCTCTTCCTTCGCGTGCGAGGCCGCGCTGTAGTCGAGGTGGTTGGAGATGTTCGCGCAGGCGTCGAGCAGCGTGTTCAGCTGCGAGCCCCACGTCTCCTGGACGGTCGTCAGCGCGGAGCCGGTGAGGAAGCCGTGGCCGGACAGGCCCGTGGCCGCTTCCGTGGTGCTCGTACGCGCGTGGTTGCCGTCCTTGGCCAGCCGGCCGTGCAGCGCGTACGCGGCGCTGCCGATGGCTCCCAGCTTGTCCTGGTCGACGCCGAGGTCGGCCTTGCCTCCGCCGCCACCGCCGGGCCCGGGGGCGACCTGGTTGAGCCTCATGCCCACAGGGGCCGTGGCCGTGGACCGCACCGACGCCCATTCCCGCTCGAACGACATATTCTCCCCCGTACGATGATCGTTTCGGCTTCGCCTCAGCAAGTTCCCTGCCCCGAAAGCACGACGATCGTAGCGCCACAAGCACCTGTTGAAGCTTGTCCCAACTGGAATCGACGCCACCCCGGACGTCTTCGCGACGTCCGTACACATGGTTCACCATCGCAACTCGGACACCTCGGACTTCCCGGGCCCGCCGTCGCTCCGCCCCCACCGCCGGACCCCCCTCCGGGCACGGCCACCGCCCCCGCCTCGATAGGCTCGACCCCGCCCCCGTCACCACGGGGTGCACGGACGACGGGGGGCAGGAACGGTGGAACGGGCGCGCACGCAGCAGGAGTCCGCGCGGCGGATCGGCCCGTACCGGCTGATCACCCGCCTCGACCCGTCCCGTCCCGGATCCCCGCTCCCCTGCCGCCGGTTCGTCGCCCGCAGCGAGGACGGCGAGCAGACCGTGCTCCTCAACACCCCCCTCCCGGGCACCGACCCGAGCCGCTTCGCCGTCGAGGCCGACGCCGGCCGCCGGCTCATCGGCCCCTGGATCGCGCCCGTGACGGCGATGGCCGGCCCCGGCGAGACGCCCTGGTACGCCAGTCCCTACGTCCCCGCCCTCCCGCTCCCCGTCGCCCTCGCCGTCCACGGCGGCACGCTGCCCGAGGCCACCGTCCGGGCCGTCGGCGCCACCCTCGCCGAGGCACTCGCCGCGGCCCACGGGCAGGGCCTCACGCACGCCGGGGTCTCCCCCGCCGCCGTCCTGCTCACCGCCGACGGACCCCGCCTGACCTGCTACGGAGCCGTACGAGCCGCCTCCGCCGACGGCGAGCCCCGCACCGGCCTGCCGGGCCTCGACCCGGGCGCGCTCGCCCCCGAACAGGCCTCGGGCGGACGCCCCCGCCCGCCGGGCGACATCTTCGCGCTGGGCGCCGTCCTCGCGTACGCCGCCACCGGGCACACCGTGCCCGAACGCGACGAACTCCCGCCCGCCCTGCGCCCGGTGATCGCCTCCTGCCTGGCCCGCGACCCGGCCGACCGGCCGACGGCCGCCGCCCTGATGACCGCCCTCGCCCCGCCGACGACCCACGGGACGGTACTGAACTCGGCCGGCTCCCTCCTCGCCCCGGGCTGGCTGCCGGGCCGGGTCGTGGCGGCACTGGCCCGGCAGTCCTCGGAACTGCTGGCGGCGGAGCTGTCGGTGGGTTCCGAAGCGGTACGCGCGTGATCACGGACATCGCAGGGGGTGTGACCACGGACGTGACCTACGGCCACCCAAGGCACCACCCCCACCCCCTCCTCCCCTTCCCCCGGACCTGACGGACCTCATCCCATGCTGTCGCCCCTGACCCACGACGACCCGGTCGCCGTCGCCACGTACCGTCTCCTCGCCCGCCTCGGCTCCGGCGGCATGGGCACGGTCTATCTGGCGCGCACCCCCGGCGGCCGTACCGTCGCGCTCAAGACCGTGCACGCGCGGCTCGCCACCGACCCGGCGTTCCGGGCCCGCTTCCGCCTCGAGACCGACGCCGCCCGGATCATCGGCGCCCGCCACGGCGCGGCCGTCGTGGACGCCGACCCGCTGGCCGGGACGCCATGGCTGGCCACCGAGTACGTCCTCGGCCCGCCGCTCGACGACGCCGTCGCGCTCGGCGGCCCGCTCCCCGAACCGACCGTCCGCGCCCTCGGCGCCGCGCTCGCCGGGGCCCTCGCGCAGCTGCACTCCTCGGACGTGGTCCACCGCGACCTCAAGCCGTCGAACGTCCTCGTCACCGCGTACGGCCCGAAGATCATCGACTTCGGCATCGCGCGCGCGGCCGGCGACGACCACCTCACGCGGACGGGGGCGGCGGCCGGTACGCCCGCGTTCATGTCGCCGGAGCAGGCGAGCGGGCAGGAACACCCGCCTGCGGGTGACGTGTTCGCGCTCGCGGGTGTCCTCGTCTTCGCCGCGACGGGCCACGGCCCCTTCGGTACGGGCTCCGCCGCCGACCTCCTCTACCGCGTCCGGTACGCCGAGCCGGACCTCACCGGCGTGCCGGAAGCACTGCTGCCGCTCCTGACGGCCTGCCTCGCCAAGGACCCGGCGGCCCGGCCCACCACGGCCGCACTGGTGGACCACCTCCACGACGGCCACGGCGAGTTCGCGGACCACCTCCCGCCGCTCGTCCTCACGGACATCGCCCGCCGCGCGACGGACGTCTGGCTGCACGCCCCCCACCGCCTCCCGGCCCCGGCGGGCTCGGCCACGGCGGAAACGGTCCCGGACACCCCGCTGTCCCGCCGCCGCCTCCTGACGACGACGGGGGCGGCGGCGCTGGGGCTGGCGGGGGCGGGGGGCGGGGTGTGGGCGTGGCTGGGGTCGCGGGACACCCCCGAGGCCGCCAACGGCGCCCAGGTCTCCACGGGTCCCACCGCCCGGCCGGCCCCGACGGCCGCCGACGGGTCACCGGTGGCGCTGTGGCAGGCCGCTTCGCTCGACCGCGAGGAGGAGACCACGCAGCTCCTCGCGGGCGATGTCGTCGGCTTCGCGGAGACCGTCGCCTTCCGGGCCCGCGATCCGCGGGACGGCCGCGACCTCTGGTCCGAGAACGCGGTCATGGAGCCCCAGCAGATCACCACCGACGGCACCTCCTTCTACCTGTCGGACGGCAGCTACGAAGGCCCGGGAGCCCTGAGGATCCGTACGCTCGACCCGCGCACCGGCAAGGAGACGGCCCCGCAGATCGCCCTCAACGGCTTCGACGGTTCGAGCTCGGGCACCGAACTCCTCACCGCCTCCGGCGGCATGCTGTTCGCGTCCTCGCGGCGCGGCAAGAAGGAGACCGACCCGGACGCGAACGAGAGGGGCTGGCACCTGATCGCGGTCGATCTCCGTACGGGCAAGGAGGCATGGCGCCGGCCGTACGAGTGGGACGGGGTTCGCCCCTGGCTCTCCCAGGTCGTCGGCGACCGGCTGATCCTCGGCAAGAACAGCGGCGACCTGGAGTTCTTCGTCGTCCAGGCCCGCGACGTGCGCACCGGGCGCCAACTCTGGCAGCGCCGAATCGCGCTGAGGGACTCCCAGTCCTACAAGCCCGGCCAGCTCGCGATCGACGAACTGCACGTGTACATCGGCGGCGACCGGCTCCGCGCCCTGCGCCTCACCGACGGCACGACCGCCTGGGAGTACGGCTCCGGTTCCACCCACTTCGGCCTGCCGGCCGTCGGGCGGAACGACATCATCTACGCGCAGGAGCGGAGGGCGTCCCCGGGTCTCGTGGCTGTCGTGGGCAAGAAGGGCACGCTGTTCTGGACGGAGCGCCCCTCGGGCCGCGCGCTGACTCCCGACTACCTCGCCGCCCCGGTGGCCGGGGACAGGTTCGTGTACGCCCCCGTCCACGGCGGGCTGAGTGCGGTCGGGATGACGTCGAAACGCTCGATGTGGGTGTTCCCGACCGACGCCAGCCGCTATGTCGTCGACAAGGAGCGGACCAGGATCATCGGGGCGGGAGCGACGTCCGTGATGGCCATCCCGTACGCGTGACGGACACCCACCCGCCGTGTCCTCCCTCCCGTAGCCCTCCCCGCCCCTCCACTCCCGACCCGGAGAGCACCCCGTGACCACTCAGTCCCTCGCCACCGGCGACCCGCTCCGGCTCGGCCCGTACCGCCTGCTCGGCGTCCTCGGCGAGGGCGGCATGGGCAAGGTGTACGTCGGCCGGGACGCCGACGGGGTGCCCGCCGCCGTCAAGGTCCTCCGCCCCGAACTCGCCCACGACCAGCACCTCGCCCAGCGGTTCGTCCGCGAGGCCGACATGGCGCGGGCCGTCACCAGCAAGGGCGTCGCTCGGGTCCTCGGCGCGCAGACCGAGGGCGGACGGCCGTGGATCGCCGCCGAGTTCCTCGCCGGTCCGACGCTCGACGAGGCCGTCCGCGCGTACGGTCCGATGGAGGCGCCGGCGGTCCGCGCCCTCGCCGCCCAGCTCGCACGCACCCTGCACGACATCCACGCGGCCGGTCTGATCCACCGCGACCTCAAGCCCGCGAACATCGTGCTCACCTCCACGGGCCCCCGGATCATCGACTTCGGCATCGCCCGCCCCGAGCACGGCCTCACCCTCACGACGACGGGCCAGATCCCGGTGACCCCCGGGTACGGGGCGCCGGAGCAGGTCCTCGGACAGCGGGTCGGCCCGGCCTCGGACGTCTTCTCGCTCGGCGCGGTCCTCGCGTACGCGGCGAGCGGGCGGCGCACCTTCGACGGCGCGCATGTGGCGGCGGTCCAGTACGAGGTCGTGCACGGCGTCCCGGACCTGAGCCTGGTGCCGCCGGAGCTCCAGGAGCTGATCGGGCCGTGCCTGGCGAAGGACCCGGCGTACCGTCCGCAGCCGCCCCGGATCGTGGAGGCCTTCGCGCCGCCGAAGGGCGCCGACCGGGTGTGGCGCAAGGGGCCGCTGGCCGAGGACATCAAGCGGCGCGAGGCCGCCACGAAGCGCCTGACGGCGCCCGCCGACACCGCCGTGACGTCCGCGTCGTCGTCCCGGCGCCGCTTCCTCACCGGCGCGGCGGTGACCGTGGCGGTGCTCGGGGCAGGGGGTGGGGCGGGCGCCTGGTGGCTGAGCCGGGGAGAGGGGAAGTCACCGACGGCCGATGTGCCACCCGCTGTGCCGACCCCGGAGGCCGCGTTCGCCTCGGCCATCGACACCGAGCCGGGTCAGGCCCCGAAGCCCCTGTGGGGGCCGCTCGACGTGGTGGCGCCGGAGGGTGAACTCCCCCTTCCCGTACGGGATGTGGTCGTCGTCCAGGCGAAGACGGGCGGGCTGCTCGCCCTCTCCGTCACCAGCGGCAAGGAGCGGTGGCGGGCCAAGGAGATCGACGCCGACGCGGGATTCGTCTCGGTCGCCGACCGGCTGGTCGTGGCCGTCGACAAGAAGGGCGTCCTGAACGCCTTCGTCGCCTCCACCGGGGCTCCCGTCTGGCAGACCGGCGAGAACGTCGACGACGTGCTCGCCGCCGACGACACCCATGTCTACCTGGCGACCAAGGACAACGAACTCCACGCCGTCAACGCCTGGACCCTGGCCACGACCTGGTCACGGCCGATGCACTCGCCCCGCTCCCAGAACGGCCCTGCGAAGGCCGCCGTGGGCAGGCAGCGGCTCGTGGTCCACGGCCGGGACGGGCGCGTCACCGGGCTCTACACCGAGAACGGCGAGACGGACTGGCAGATCACCAACCAGGGCACCGCGGGCCAGGCCCCGGCGATCGGCGGCAACACCGTCTACCTCGGCGGCCACGCCCTCACGGCCCGACGCCTCGACCGCGGCGACTTCCTGTGGAAGGACGAGACCCTCCGCGACGCCTCGTACCACGGCTACGGCACCCCGGCCGCGGACGGCGAACTGGTCGTCGCGGTCGACACGTACACCGTCTCCCGCCTCGGCACCATCCCGGACATCGACCTCCCGAATTCGATGTGGTCCACGGTGCTGGACGGCTACGGCGAGGGCAGCGTCAACCCGCCGGCCGTGGAGGGCACGACGGTCTGGGTCCACTCCCCCGACAACAAGTCCGTCGAGGTCATCCACAAGGTGTCGGGCGAGAACCTCTTCACCGTCACGATGCTGCGCACGGGCTCCTACCAGCTCTCCAGCGACGCCAACCGCGTCTTCATCGCCCGAGGCGGGCGGATCGCGGCGATGCCGGTGTTCGGGGTGTAGGAGCCCGGGCGGACGGCCTCGGCTACGGAGCCGTCGTGGGGTTCGGGACGGTCTTCAGCGTTCCGGCCGCGAGGCCGTCCTCCTTGCAGCCCAGTTCCTTCGAGACCTTCCGGGCCGCCGTGTTCGTGAGGGTCATCAGGCGGTCGCGCTGCTTCAGGTCCGTCTCCGGGGTGCCGGGCGGGCCCCACACCTTCACTTCGACGACGGTCTTGTGGGCAGGTGCCTCCAGACCGCAGGAGAAGTAGAGGTAGCCGACCTCCGAGGAGGAGAACGCCTGGAGCCCCGAGGCGTAGGACGTCACCTTCTTCGCGTGCTCCGCGTTCAGTCCCGGGGCTCCGTGGGCAGGGGCGAGCTGGACGGAGAGGTCGGTCCCCCCGCTTCCGGCGGCGTGGAGATCGCAGTACTTCACCGGCTGCGGCCGGTAGGAGTCGGCCAGCGGCGCGTGGGTCGCGTCGCGCAGCAGGCCGAGCGCCTTCTCCGGCTTCGACGAACCCTCCTCGAACCGCTCGGCCCCCATCGCCCCTTCCAGCGCCGCCGTCGCCGCCGCGTCCCCGGCGAAGACGCCGCCGCAGATCTCGGCCGCCGAGACGCCGCCCGGCTGCTCCGTACCGTCGCCGCCGCTCCCGTTCCCGCTTCCGGTCCCGCCGGAGCAGCTCGTGAGTACGGCGGCGACGGCGACCGCCGCACCGATCCTGGTCAGTGCAGACCGCATGTCAGTCCTTCTCGTACGGGTCGGGCAGCGAGTTGTCCCGCGCGTGCAGACGCGAGGTCCGGACGTAGTTGACCAGCTCCTCGTCAAGATAGTTGCGGTCCTTCTCGCTCCAGCCGTCCGCGTTCGCGTAGGCGATGC contains:
- a CDS encoding serine/threonine-protein kinase; this translates as MTTQSLATGDPLRLGPYRLLGVLGEGGMGKVYVGRDADGVPAAVKVLRPELAHDQHLAQRFVREADMARAVTSKGVARVLGAQTEGGRPWIAAEFLAGPTLDEAVRAYGPMEAPAVRALAAQLARTLHDIHAAGLIHRDLKPANIVLTSTGPRIIDFGIARPEHGLTLTTTGQIPVTPGYGAPEQVLGQRVGPASDVFSLGAVLAYAASGRRTFDGAHVAAVQYEVVHGVPDLSLVPPELQELIGPCLAKDPAYRPQPPRIVEAFAPPKGADRVWRKGPLAEDIKRREAATKRLTAPADTAVTSASSSRRRFLTGAAVTVAVLGAGGGAGAWWLSRGEGKSPTADVPPAVPTPEAAFASAIDTEPGQAPKPLWGPLDVVAPEGELPLPVRDVVVVQAKTGGLLALSVTSGKERWRAKEIDADAGFVSVADRLVVAVDKKGVLNAFVASTGAPVWQTGENVDDVLAADDTHVYLATKDNELHAVNAWTLATTWSRPMHSPRSQNGPAKAAVGRQRLVVHGRDGRVTGLYTENGETDWQITNQGTAGQAPAIGGNTVYLGGHALTARRLDRGDFLWKDETLRDASYHGYGTPAADGELVVAVDTYTVSRLGTIPDIDLPNSMWSTVLDGYGEGSVNPPAVEGTTVWVHSPDNKSVEVIHKVSGENLFTVTMLRTGSYQLSSDANRVFIARGGRIAAMPVFGV